DNA from Thermococcus sp. LS1:
TCTCAATCCCCTAGTTACATAGAAGGTAAGCTTTTAAAAGTTTTGTAAGTGTATAAAACTAACACTGACATTCAAGGACTATACCCACAGAGCTTCCTAGAGGTTATGAGATTAGTCTCTTTACTTGGCAGTCTAAATAATACTCACAACGCTAAATGCAATACTATTTGGTATCCCATCAATATATAACTTTAGGTAGGAATCCTTGATTTTAGAGTTCTCGACATTATCTTCCTATACATCCATTCAGTCACAAATGAAAGTATAAGCACGAGGGCAAGTACTAGTAGGGTTAATGGAGAGTGTTCAATCTCATAGTAAACTAAGACTGCAAATGAAGCAAGACAGCCAATTATAGAAAGCCAGATTATACGAGGATTTGCTCTAGTCTCTTTGTATATCTTGAGATGAGCAAAATTAACAGCAGCGTAGATAAGCAGGAATGCAGAGCTACCCAGCATGGATATTCCTTCCAAATTCAGAAAGTTTGCAAATATTATTACCAATACCGAAGTTATGAACAGTCCTTCCGTAGATCTCCCCCATACCTTTCTATCAAACACCGTCGGTAGCTCTCCTTCCTTTGCAATCATGTAACTAACATTTGCTCCTCCATACAGAGTAGCATTGATTGCAGATGATGTAGAGAACAATGCGGCAATTGCTATTATTTTGAACCCTATCATGCCGAGAAAAGGCTTGGCAGCTTCTGCGAGTGCATAGTCTCTAGCTTTTACAATCTCTGTTATGGGCAAGTTTCCCACAACAGCCAGCGAAACCCCAACATAAATGGCAATAACAATGATAACACTCAAATATAACGCTCGCGGGAGTGTTTTTTTAGGATCCTCCATGTCCTCTGCAGCATTTGTGATTAATCCAAATCCTTCATAAGCAAGAAAAACCACTGCTGCTGTGAAAACTACGTTGCTCACTGGTGGCCAATATGAGGGCGATAAGAGGGAGGGTTTGATAAAAAAGAAACCAGCTAGGGTAAATAATATGAGTATCCCAACCTTTATTGCCACTATAAAAAGTTCCGAGTCTCCAACGGCTTTTGAACCAATGAAATTGACGGCAGTAAATAAAAGGATAATCCCTGTTGCAAAGACATTTAAGTAAATGGGAGCTGCATTGGGGAAGAAGGTCATAGCATAGGCAGCAAATGCCCGTGCATAGAGTGCTAAGGCAAAGACGTAACCAATCCATAGGAGAATATTAAACCCGCCACTTATAACATTGTCTCCAAAGCCTTTTATTAAAAATTCGACTGGACCTCCTGCAGAGGGATACCTTGAACCTAGTTTTGCGTAGGAGTAAGTACTCAGCAATGCAACAAGCCCTGCAATTATAAATGCAAGATAGACGGCATTGCCCGATATTTGAACTGCAACACCAAGTATAGAAAATATTCCCGCACCTATCATTCCACCAACACCTATAGAAACCGCTTCCCATAAGTTGATTGATTTTCTTGACATCAAATCACCATGACTTTCTAACTTCCAAGCTATTTAAGAATTTAGATAGATCTTTCAAGTGCTTCATCAAACCTAGAAAGTGTGGAATAAGAAATAGAGAAATTATGTATAGCATCTTAGCAAGGATTTCTCCAAGCCGCGATAACCTGTAGTACTTGTGCCGGATTCGTGTTTCTTTCTTTGGCTGCGTTATTTGGATCGCCGGGTAGAGATGCGAATCCAGTGGCTTCTGGGGAACTCCACCGATATGGCCTTCTTAAGTTCGTGGATTACCTCCTCACCTCCCACCTCCCGTTCGCTATTTTCAAACCCGCGCTCTATGAGCAGAAACCTCCCGGTCTCAAGTTTTTTTATTGTAACAGAGCGGTCCTTTTTATAGCTTAATAATTCTATTTCATAGCCCGGACGAAGACGTTTCAGAAAACCTTCCACAGTCTTTACAACTTTCCTTGCTGAAACCATGGGCATTTTAACCACCTCAGGCCGGAACAGGTCACATGTAGTATCTTAGAAGGAGCTCCCCAAGTCGAGATAACCTGTAGTACTTGTGCTGAGTCCGTGTTTCCTTCTTAGGCTTGGCCTTTCTATGCTTCCTTTTCAATACTTTCGGCTTACATTCGACTATGAGGTTTAATTTCACAAGACTTCTAAGTATGCTGCGGGCATCCTCAAGATTTACTGAAAATACTCGGGATATCGTGGCGGCATGTTCGTATCTAGCTTTTTTCAAGAATATCAAAAGTTCTAAAGCATTATTGTATCCAGAGATGCTGCTCAAGTATTCACCAAGCAAGTTGTTTGTTTTAATAGTTCGTAACATGTGTTTTCCCTCTTTAGTTAGCCGATAATAGGTGTGGTGCTTTCTGACCTCTGAACTCAGTTTAAATCTTGCTTCAGTCCGCTTAATAGCAGCACCATGGGTGCGCTCTATTATCCCAAGTTTCTCCAGCTCCTCCAGGGACTCTGCGACTTTTTCTATTGGCATCTCTATCATCCTAGCTATCGATTTAGCATAGTCTATGTTTGCTTGACGTAAATGTGCTAATATGTACACCTGTAGCGGCGTCAGTAACTTTAGGATGCCTATTAATTTTTCATTACAATCTGTACTCTCTTCTGATGATTTTCCCAATTTGCTTCCCCTCCTTTGTTAGTTCAAAGTATTGCCCGTGTCTTCTAATTTCTCTCGATTTTGCTCGAATTTTAATATGTGGTTTTATACTTGAAGTAGGAGCACGTTTTGGTACTATTTTTCCAGTGATCTTTCTGATAAGCCCTTTTTTACATAGTTCTAAGCAGGCATCCTCTATTTCATGTAAGTCGATGTAGGTCTTTGTTCCCAAAAGTCTCCTGCTCATTAGCTTGGGAGTGTCTGGCCCAAATATTAAGAGATGTAAAATAATCTTCTTTTGCAATTCATCTAAATTCTTTATCCCCTCATTCATGTTTAATCACTTAATTTTTAGTATTTTTTGGGCGTTAAGATATGATAATTTTTCGATTACTCTCCCCTCTATTCCGTGTATCTTGAGGTACCTAACAGTTCTTGGAACAGCCAGGGGATCGGTGTCCGTTAGAGATGCACAGTCACTATTCAGCAGCCCGTTTTCGTATTTTTCAATGTTCTTGGCGACTCTCTCTGGTGTTAGCAATGGTGGCTTAATAGAAAGTCCTGGTACTGCTCCTGCATCATTGACGATATCTATCACATCATCACTCACGTGGTCTATAACAACTCTGCCCGGATCTACTTTTAGCTCACTAATCAACTCGATGATTTTGTGAACGACTTCAATACGCTTGTCTCCTGGAGGTATGTGCAGTATAGCCGGAACCTCGTACTCTTTGACGATCTTAAGCTGTTCTCGTAGAACTTCAACCTCGAGATTGCTCGCTGTATGAAGCCCTACTTCTCCTATACCAACAGCCCTACCAGTGCTTATATACTCCTCAATGACTGGAAGCAATTTCTTCCAGTCTCTTGGGATGCTCATGGGGTGTATCCCAACGAATAGATAGGCGTTGATTCCCTGCTCCCGTAGCCTTGGATAATGCACAATTTCCAGTTCTTCAAAATGATCCATTAAAGTTTCAGGATAAGTTGCTACAGGCACAAAGCTGCACAGCACAACATCACTTATCCCCGCTAATCTCATGAGTTCTAAATCCTTTTTGGGGAGCATATACGCGTGTGTATGCGCATCCACATACCCTCTCTCCATATCTATCACCCTATCATTTTTGAAATAAAATAAGTAAAGTGAGGAAATCAGCTCTTCAAAGCTTGGATAACTTTTTCTGCAATCTCCAATCCAGCCCTTTCTTGAGCTTCCATAGTGCTTGCTCCGATGTGGGGTGTTAGGACTACATTGTCGAGTTTTGTTAGTGGGTGATCCTTCGGAAGTGGCTCCTCCTCGAAGACATCCAAGGCAGCCCCGTAAATCCAGCCTTCCTGCAAAGCTTTGAGTAATGCTCTTTCCTCAACAATTCCACCGCGGGCAGCGTTTATCAGAATTGCAGTTGGCTTCATCAGCTTAAGCTTCTCCTCGTTTATCAAGTACTTAGTACTCGGCAACAGTGGCACATGCAAAGTAACAATATCACTTTCTCTAAGTAAGGTCTCTAAATCAACAAAGGTTCCACCAACTTCTTTGGCTCCCTTCTCGTTGGGATGCGGATCGTAAAGCAGAACCCTCATTCCAAAAGCATTGGCAATTTTTGCGACGTTATAACCAATCCTGCCAAAACCAATTATCCCAATAGTCTTTCCTTCAAGTTCGATTCCCAAAGCCTGCTTCTTTGCCCAAACGCCTTCTCTCATTTTTCTGTCGGCGAAGGCAACTTTTCTGGAAACGGCTAAGAGTAATGCAAAAACAAGTTCAGCAGTACTCCTGCTTGCAGCTGCTGGCGCGTTTAAGACCTGTATTCCTCTTTCCTTTGCCGCTTCGAGGTCAATGTTGTCCAGACCAACGCCAGCTCTCCCAATAACTTTGAGCTTCGGAGCATTTTCAATGACTTTCCTGGTCACCTTTGGCTTGCTCCTAACTATAATTGCATCAACGTCCTTAACGAGCTCTAGAAGCCTTTCTTCCCTTGGATATTCCTCGTAAACTACCTCAAACCCAGCGTTCTTCAAGACCTCTATTGCCTTTTCGTGCAGCGGTGCAGCAACCAAAACCTTCATATCAATCCCCCCTTGTGTTTGTAGGTTGAATTAAGCGCAATTTCTTCTTTCGCCTTAATTAATTTCCAAAACAGTTCATTGAGTTTGGCATCAGTTCCAGCTTTCGACGCAAACTCAACTATCTTCCCATTAATATAATCAATTTCTGTCCTCTTTCTACGCTGCAAATCTTGGAGCATTGAATTGTAATTATCTTTGGTCATCTCCGCTGTTCTAATTGTCAATTCTACTGGATCGAATTCAAACTCTATGCCCAGCTTTTTAGCCACTCTATAGCTTTCCTCAGCGATCTCTATTAATATGCTCCTTGCATAGTCATTTTCCACTAAAAAGCCGTTCTTAACCCCAAGCAAAGCTCCCAATGGGTTAATCGCAGAGTTAACAATAGCTTTAGCCCATTTGACACCAATTATGTTTTCATTTACTTTGGTAAGAATTCCGGCATTAGTAAATACCTCTGCAACTTTATGGGCGAATTTGTGTTTTCCTTTTGGATATACACCAACTATGGTTTCTCCTTTTCCGCTCCATTGCACAGTGCCCCAATCCAGGAGTGCAGCTCCGTTTGTTGTAATCCCTCCAAGCACATTTGACGTATACTGCAGTGCCAAGTCTTCATTTCCCAGTCCATTTTGTATGCCCAGTATCCAGGTTTTATTCCCTATTATATCCCTAACGCAGCTTAAAGCATCCTTTGTGGAGTAAGCTTTAGTTGCTAGGATTATTAAATCGGGCTCCTCACCTGGCGGATGCTCGTAGGCTTTAACATTCACAGTTAAGTTAGTCAACCCTGTAATTTTAAGTCCATTTTGGTTAATAGCCTTGACCTGCTCTTTTCTGCCAACCAACACTATATTATATCCCGCATTAGCCAGCAATCCTCCAAACAACGATCCTATTGCTCCTGCTCCAATTACATAGATCAGCATTTGCTCCACCGTTAAGATACAACTTCTGCGTGAATCTCACATGTGCCTTTTAGGATGTGTGATATCTTGCAGTATTTTTCTGCTTTTTCAACAATTTTCTCTTTTTCTTCTTTGCTGATGTCCCCCTTTATGTGCACCTTGACAGTTATCAGCCATTTGGCGTTGCTTCCACCTGTGCGCGCTGCTCTGGAAATCCCAATGTCCAGCTTTAAGTCTTCAATTTTAAGTCCTTTAAACATGGCCTCAGCAGCTATTCTTGAGCCTAAGCATCCACCCAACGCAAGCAAAAGCAGTTCAGTGGGCTTAAAGCCCAGATTTTCCCCACCATCTTCCTTTTTCTGGTCTATCGTAACTGAATGTTCTCTAGCATATCCAAGAAACTGAAAGCCTTCTATCCACTTTAAAGAAGCCTCATTTTCATTAACGTCTTTCACTTTGAATTTAACTGACATTCTAATCACCCCATCTTTATCATAACTTTAATGGCATCCTGACTTTGTGCAATCTCAAAGGCAGTTTTAATGTCATCAAATTTGAATTCGTGAGTGATGTACGGTGCCAATTTTATTTTTCTCTCTTCTAAGGCTTCTATTACTTTACCAAAAAGGTTCGGATACAACCAAACACCTTGCATTTCCAGGTCTTTCTTCACTATGCTTGCTAAAGTTACATTACCTGGCTTGCCAAAGGCACCTGCAATTGCTATCCTGCCGCCTTTTTTGGCTATCTCAATAGCAGTGTTAACAGCTAATGGATTTCCAGAAGCTTCAATTACAACATCCATAGCATTGGGATATGCCCTCGCGGCTTCTTCAGGAGAAATCGCTTCTACATCAAAAACTCTTTCAGCGAACTCTCTCCTTTTCTCTAGGGGCTCAACTAATACAACATCGCATCCACTTGCCATAGCGAACTGGAGGGCAGATAGCCCTATAGCTCCGCCGCCAAGTACAGCAACTTTATCGCCAAAGGACACTTTAGCCTTGTTAATGGCATACAACGCAACAGCCGCTGGAGTAACAAGGGCAGCCTCTCTAATGTCCACGTTTTTTGGTATTTTATGCAATGCATAGTCAGGTACTACAATTTCTTGGGCAAATCCACCATCTGCATTAACTCCCAAGACCTTAAGGTTTTCACAGAGGGTATATTTTCCAGAGCGGCAATATTCGCATCTGCCGCATCTAAGAACTGGTTCTACTACAACATATTCTCCTTTTGAGAAGCCATCTACTTTTTCTCCCACCTCTCTTATCTCTCCCACAAATTCCTGTCCCAGCACTATTGGAAGTTTTGCGGATAATGTGCCGTTATAAATTCTCAAATCAGTCCCAGCGATACCGGCGTATAACACTTTTACCAAGACTTCATCCGGCTCAAGAGGTTTTGTTTTTCTTTCTTCAAATTCTATATTCTTAGGGGAGGTTAATACTGCAGCTCTCATAACACATCACCTCAAGCTTTTCACAACGTCTTCTAAAACACTCAGCATGTATTCAACTTCTTCAACTGTGTTATAACAATGGAATGATGCCCTAGCTGTTCCTTGTACTTTTAGCCTCTTTACCACAGGCAGTACACAATGGTGACCTGAGCGTATCATGATGTTGTGCTCGTCCAAAATAGCAGCAATATCATGGGGATGAAGCCCGAATCCTGCAAGGGTGGGGGCAGCGATATTGAAGCTTACAACTCCAGCATGCTTCTTTAAATTTCTTGGTCCATACCACTCAATGCCAAGGTCATCAAAACCTTCTGTAATACGCTTAACAAGTTTGTACTCCTGTCTCTCAATTTTATCAAGACCAATTTTGGCAATATAGTCTATTGCAGCACCTAAGCCTATTGCACCGGCAATGTTTGGTGTTCCTGCTTCGTATCTCTCTGGAGGAGCTGTGAGCTTGTATTCATTTAGGCTCACATCTTCAATTGTTCCCCCACCAATTAATGGTGGCTCAAAAACATCGAAGAACTCTTCATTCACGTAAAGAACTCCTATTCCAGTGGGCCCCATTGGGCCTTTGTGACCTGAGAATGCCAAAAAGTCAGCGTGGAGCTTGTTAACATCAACTTCCATATGCCCAACACTTTGAGCAGCATCTACGACGAATATGGCTCCCTCTTCCTTTGCCATCTTCCCTATTTCCTCAACTTCGTGAATAACACCCAAAATATTAGAAACGTGCTGGACTGCAACAAGCTTTGCTCCTCTGATTTTCTTTTCTGCATCTGCCAGATCAAGGTTACCCTCATCATCACCCTCAATGAATTCTAATTTTAATCCATATTTTCTTGCCACTCTAATCCAAGGCAACAAGTTGGAGTGGTGCTCATAAGGTGTTGTGACTATTTTGTCTCCCTTTTTCCACTCCAAACCCCATGCTATCAAATTTAAACTTTCTGATGCATTTTTTGTGAAGATAACTTCTTCAAATTTGGCATTTATAAATTTAGCAACTTTCTCACGGGCTTTTTCGTACTCATGAGTTGCCCTCTGGGATAAGCGATGAACCCCTCTATGGACGTTTGCTCTGTACTTGAGATAATATTCGTTCATTGCCTGAATAACCGGCAAAGGCGTCAAACTTGTTGCAGCATTGTCAAAATAGATTACTTCCTGAGTTAATGGAATGTCCTTTCTGACATCATCCGGAACTTTCATCCCTACCACCAAATTGATGAAAATCATTACATATATATAAGCCTTTCTATTGTTGTGCATTATTATGCGTTTTTGCTTAAATCTCTCTATAACAGAGTTATAGTTACACAAAATTGTCCAGAAATGTTTAAAAATCAAGTTATTAAGCATAATAATCGTTAAAAATAATTCATAGAATAAAAAGGTGGGGAACATGGACGTATTTAAGAATACGCTAGAATTCTCCGAGAAGTTCTAGCTAACACCTCTGGTGAAGTTACAAAGTCTGAGATGCTGATTGTAGAAGATTATCGAGAGCATGTTTATTGCAGTGGAATCTCTTATGTGTCCTATAATTTCCCCATAGCTCCCTTTATTTCTATGTCTATATCTCTTAGAGAAATAAAGAGAAAAAAATATTCAATCAAAACTCAGCTGGCAGTGGTATTCAATGTGGAGCTTACTCTCGGAGTCGAGCTTTTCGGCGGCCTGGAGTAGTATCTCCCTGTCTGCCTCTGGAAGATCCCCTATCGGGAGTTTCATTATGTCCTTGACCTCTATATCAAAGCCCTTGACCCCTTCGCTGAGTCTGAAAGATTCTTTGATGATCCTCACCGCTTCCTCGCTTATCTTACCTTCCTCTTCGATGATGAGCACATCACCGGCATAGTGACTCGTTATCCTTGCAGAGTACTCCGGATAGTCCTTGTACTTAAAGCGATAGAGCTTCCAAGGCATCTCAGACACCCATCCTCATGGGATACTTCCTTTCCAGTGCCTTATCCCACTCACTGTATTCCTCAACAAGGCGCCAGAATTCGTTCTCAAGGAAACGCATTGCGAAACTTACTCTTGAGTCCTTTTCCTTCAGGAAGTAGGCAGTTATAAGATCATGGAGCTTCTCTCTCGGGTTTTCATCTTCGAAGGCCTTTCCGACGAGTTCTATGAAGTCCTCCAAGACTGCATCCCTGTCGTAATAGCCGACCACCCTCCTGAGTTCCTCCCTGAGAGTAAGCCAGTAGCGGAGTGGAATCGGCCTCTCAGGGATTTTGAA
Protein-coding regions in this window:
- a CDS encoding APC family permease; amino-acid sequence: MSRKSINLWEAVSIGVGGMIGAGIFSILGVAVQISGNAVYLAFIIAGLVALLSTYSYAKLGSRYPSAGGPVEFLIKGFGDNVISGGFNILLWIGYVFALALYARAFAAYAMTFFPNAAPIYLNVFATGIILLFTAVNFIGSKAVGDSELFIVAIKVGILILFTLAGFFFIKPSLLSPSYWPPVSNVVFTAAVVFLAYEGFGLITNAAEDMEDPKKTLPRALYLSVIIVIAIYVGVSLAVVGNLPITEIVKARDYALAEAAKPFLGMIGFKIIAIAALFSTSSAINATLYGGANVSYMIAKEGELPTVFDRKVWGRSTEGLFITSVLVIIFANFLNLEGISMLGSSAFLLIYAAVNFAHLKIYKETRANPRIIWLSIIGCLASFAVLVYYEIEHSPLTLLVLALVLILSFVTEWMYRKIMSRTLKSRIPT
- a CDS encoding DUF2250 domain-containing protein produces the protein MGKSSEESTDCNEKLIGILKLLTPLQVYILAHLRQANIDYAKSIARMIEMPIEKVAESLEELEKLGIIERTHGAAIKRTEARFKLSSEVRKHHTYYRLTKEGKHMLRTIKTNNLLGEYLSSISGYNNALELLIFLKKARYEHAATISRVFSVNLEDARSILRSLVKLNLIVECKPKVLKRKHRKAKPKKETRTQHKYYRLSRLGELLLRYYM
- a CDS encoding DUF2250 domain-containing protein, which translates into the protein MNEGIKNLDELQKKIILHLLIFGPDTPKLMSRRLLGTKTYIDLHEIEDACLELCKKGLIRKITGKIVPKRAPTSSIKPHIKIRAKSREIRRHGQYFELTKEGKQIGKIIRREYRL
- a CDS encoding TatD family hydrolase, giving the protein MERGYVDAHTHAYMLPKKDLELMRLAGISDVVLCSFVPVATYPETLMDHFEELEIVHYPRLREQGINAYLFVGIHPMSIPRDWKKLLPVIEEYISTGRAVGIGEVGLHTASNLEVEVLREQLKIVKEYEVPAILHIPPGDKRIEVVHKIIELISELKVDPGRVVIDHVSDDVIDIVNDAGAVPGLSIKPPLLTPERVAKNIEKYENGLLNSDCASLTDTDPLAVPRTVRYLKIHGIEGRVIEKLSYLNAQKILKIK
- a CDS encoding D-2-hydroxyacid dehydrogenase codes for the protein MKVLVAAPLHEKAIEVLKNAGFEVVYEEYPREERLLELVKDVDAIIVRSKPKVTRKVIENAPKLKVIGRAGVGLDNIDLEAAKERGIQVLNAPAAASRSTAELVFALLLAVSRKVAFADRKMREGVWAKKQALGIELEGKTIGIIGFGRIGYNVAKIANAFGMRVLLYDPHPNEKGAKEVGGTFVDLETLLRESDIVTLHVPLLPSTKYLINEEKLKLMKPTAILINAARGGIVEERALLKALQEGWIYGAALDVFEEEPLPKDHPLTKLDNVVLTPHIGASTMEAQERAGLEIAEKVIQALKS
- a CDS encoding 2-dehydropantoate 2-reductase; translated protein: MLIYVIGAGAIGSLFGGLLANAGYNIVLVGRKEQVKAINQNGLKITGLTNLTVNVKAYEHPPGEEPDLIILATKAYSTKDALSCVRDIIGNKTWILGIQNGLGNEDLALQYTSNVLGGITTNGAALLDWGTVQWSGKGETIVGVYPKGKHKFAHKVAEVFTNAGILTKVNENIIGVKWAKAIVNSAINPLGALLGVKNGFLVENDYARSILIEIAEESYRVAKKLGIEFEFDPVELTIRTAEMTKDNYNSMLQDLQRRKRTEIDYINGKIVEFASKAGTDAKLNELFWKLIKAKEEIALNSTYKHKGGLI
- a CDS encoding OsmC family protein, whose translation is MSVKFKVKDVNENEASLKWIEGFQFLGYAREHSVTIDQKKEDGGENLGFKPTELLLLALGGCLGSRIAAEAMFKGLKIEDLKLDIGISRAARTGGSNAKWLITVKVHIKGDISKEEKEKIVEKAEKYCKISHILKGTCEIHAEVVS
- a CDS encoding zinc-binding dehydrogenase, yielding MRAAVLTSPKNIEFEERKTKPLEPDEVLVKVLYAGIAGTDLRIYNGTLSAKLPIVLGQEFVGEIREVGEKVDGFSKGEYVVVEPVLRCGRCEYCRSGKYTLCENLKVLGVNADGGFAQEIVVPDYALHKIPKNVDIREAALVTPAAVALYAINKAKVSFGDKVAVLGGGAIGLSALQFAMASGCDVVLVEPLEKRREFAERVFDVEAISPEEAARAYPNAMDVVIEASGNPLAVNTAIEIAKKGGRIAIAGAFGKPGNVTLASIVKKDLEMQGVWLYPNLFGKVIEALEERKIKLAPYITHEFKFDDIKTAFEIAQSQDAIKVMIKMG
- a CDS encoding aminotransferase class V-fold PLP-dependent enzyme encodes the protein MKVPDDVRKDIPLTQEVIYFDNAATSLTPLPVIQAMNEYYLKYRANVHRGVHRLSQRATHEYEKAREKVAKFINAKFEEVIFTKNASESLNLIAWGLEWKKGDKIVTTPYEHHSNLLPWIRVARKYGLKLEFIEGDDEGNLDLADAEKKIRGAKLVAVQHVSNILGVIHEVEEIGKMAKEEGAIFVVDAAQSVGHMEVDVNKLHADFLAFSGHKGPMGPTGIGVLYVNEEFFDVFEPPLIGGGTIEDVSLNEYKLTAPPERYEAGTPNIAGAIGLGAAIDYIAKIGLDKIERQEYKLVKRITEGFDDLGIEWYGPRNLKKHAGVVSFNIAAPTLAGFGLHPHDIAAILDEHNIMIRSGHHCVLPVVKRLKVQGTARASFHCYNTVEEVEYMLSVLEDVVKSLR